The proteins below come from a single Asanoa ferruginea genomic window:
- a CDS encoding YceD family protein, whose protein sequence is MPKNTQSFLDARSPLVLDTRELPRRPGAMRTIERVVPAPSDLGLELIGVPEGADLRLDLRLESVSEGVLVSGTVSVPISGECGRCLRPIDDSVDVNIQELYAYEHSTTDETTEEDEIGRLHGDLIDLEPAVRDAVVLELPPNPVCRADCPGLCPECGGLLDDLPADHHHDEVDPRWAALSQLNKEGE, encoded by the coding sequence ATGCCAAAAAACACGCAAAGCTTCCTCGACGCCCGGTCGCCGCTGGTCCTCGATACCCGAGAGCTGCCACGGCGCCCTGGTGCCATGCGCACAATCGAACGCGTCGTCCCGGCACCGTCCGACCTCGGCCTCGAGCTGATCGGGGTGCCGGAAGGCGCCGACCTGCGTCTTGACCTTCGACTCGAGTCGGTGTCCGAGGGCGTGCTCGTCTCCGGGACGGTCAGCGTGCCGATCTCCGGCGAGTGCGGCCGTTGCCTGCGCCCGATCGACGACTCGGTCGATGTCAACATCCAGGAGCTGTATGCCTACGAGCACAGCACCACGGACGAGACGACCGAAGAAGACGAGATCGGTCGGCTGCACGGCGACCTGATCGACCTGGAGCCGGCGGTCCGGGACGCGGTGGTGCTCGAGTTGCCACCCAACCCGGTGTGCCGTGCCGACTGCCCCGGGCTGTGCCCCGAATGCGGGGGGCTGCTCGACGACCTGCCCGCTGATCACCATCATGACGAGGTCGACCCGCGGTGGGCGGCGCTGTCGCAACTTAACAAAGAAGGAGAGTGA
- the rpmF gene encoding 50S ribosomal protein L32, with protein MAVPKRKMSRSNTRSRRANWKSTAVATVACPQCKSPKLPHAACSVCGTYNGRQVIEV; from the coding sequence GTGGCTGTTCCCAAGCGCAAGATGTCGCGGAGCAACACCCGGTCCCGTCGGGCCAACTGGAAGAGCACGGCCGTCGCGACCGTGGCCTGCCCGCAGTGCAAGTCGCCGAAGCTGCCGCACGCCGCGTGCAGTGTCTGCGGCACCTACAACGGCCGTCAGGTCATCGAGGTCTGA